One genomic segment of Helianthus annuus cultivar XRQ/B chromosome 14, HanXRQr2.0-SUNRISE, whole genome shotgun sequence includes these proteins:
- the LOC110904632 gene encoding glycine-rich RNA-binding protein RZ1C isoform X1 — translation MAGKDSDYRIFVGGLSWDVTERQLKDAFSRFGKIVDSQIMVERDTGRPRGFGFLTFSDRRGMEDAIREMHGSDFGEKVISVNRAQPRMGGDDQDRGYGGSYPSSGRGGGYGGGGGDRSLAQDECFKCGRPGHWARDCPSAGGGGGRGGSQFSSRPRFSGGRGRGDHYADRERYVDDRYDAGRFGDRDRYDNRDSKYGNRNSRYDNDRYAPSGGDRFGGDRYGAPERYPPPPPLPPQSVYGRERDYDRDVGPRRSSDRYGGGGGGPVRYDGGRNYRDRAVPYDRPRRGRGRPSSFDY, via the exons ATGGCTGGGAAAGATTCCGATTACCGTATATTCGTCGGAGGGTTATCATGGGACGTCACAGAGCGTCAGCTTAAAGACGCTTTTAGCCGTTTTGGCAAAATTGTTGACTCTCAG ATAATGGTTGAAAGAGACACTGGGCGCCCACGTGGATTCGGGTTTCTGACATTTTCAGACAGGAGAGGTATGGAAGATGCAATCAGAGAAATGCATGGCAGTGATTTTGGGGAAAAAGTGATCTCAGTTAATAGGGCTCAGCCTAGAATGGGCGGTGATGATCAAGACCGTGGTTATGGTGGTAGTTATCCGTCTAGTGGTAGAGGTGGTGGTtatggtggaggtggaggtgacaGATCTCTAGCGCAGGATGAGTGCTTTAAGTGCGGCCGCCCAGGACACTGGGCTCGTGATTGCCCATCAGctggcggtggtggcggcagaGGTGGCAGCCAGTTCTCCTCCCGCCCCAGGTTTAGCGGTGGTCGTGGCCGTGGAGATCACTATGCAGACCGTGAGCGTTATGTGGATGATCGATATGATGCAGGGCGGTTTGGTGACAGAGACCGCTATGACAACAGAGACAGCAAGTACGGAAACCGCAACAGTCGCTATGATAATGACAG GTACGCGCCCAGTGGAGGTGATCGGTTTGGAGGGGATAGGTATGGAGCACCGGAACGTtatccaccaccaccgccactacCACCGCAGAGCGTGTATGGCAGGGAAAGAGATTACGACAGGGATGTCGGACCAAGGAGGAGCAGTGATAGGTATGGAGGCGGTGGTGGAGGACCTGTTCGCTATGACGGAGGAAGAAATTACAGGGACAGAGCTGTTCCGTATGACCGCCCTAGAAGGGGAAGAGGCCGCCCCTCTTCGTTTGACTATTGA
- the LOC110904632 gene encoding glycine-rich RNA-binding protein RZ1C isoform X2, translated as MVERDTGRPRGFGFLTFSDRRGMEDAIREMHGSDFGEKVISVNRAQPRMGGDDQDRGYGGSYPSSGRGGGYGGGGGDRSLAQDECFKCGRPGHWARDCPSAGGGGGRGGSQFSSRPRFSGGRGRGDHYADRERYVDDRYDAGRFGDRDRYDNRDSKYGNRNSRYDNDRYAPSGGDRFGGDRYGAPERYPPPPPLPPQSVYGRERDYDRDVGPRRSSDRYGGGGGGPVRYDGGRNYRDRAVPYDRPRRGRGRPSSFDY; from the exons ATGGTTGAAAGAGACACTGGGCGCCCACGTGGATTCGGGTTTCTGACATTTTCAGACAGGAGAGGTATGGAAGATGCAATCAGAGAAATGCATGGCAGTGATTTTGGGGAAAAAGTGATCTCAGTTAATAGGGCTCAGCCTAGAATGGGCGGTGATGATCAAGACCGTGGTTATGGTGGTAGTTATCCGTCTAGTGGTAGAGGTGGTGGTtatggtggaggtggaggtgacaGATCTCTAGCGCAGGATGAGTGCTTTAAGTGCGGCCGCCCAGGACACTGGGCTCGTGATTGCCCATCAGctggcggtggtggcggcagaGGTGGCAGCCAGTTCTCCTCCCGCCCCAGGTTTAGCGGTGGTCGTGGCCGTGGAGATCACTATGCAGACCGTGAGCGTTATGTGGATGATCGATATGATGCAGGGCGGTTTGGTGACAGAGACCGCTATGACAACAGAGACAGCAAGTACGGAAACCGCAACAGTCGCTATGATAATGACAG GTACGCGCCCAGTGGAGGTGATCGGTTTGGAGGGGATAGGTATGGAGCACCGGAACGTtatccaccaccaccgccactacCACCGCAGAGCGTGTATGGCAGGGAAAGAGATTACGACAGGGATGTCGGACCAAGGAGGAGCAGTGATAGGTATGGAGGCGGTGGTGGAGGACCTGTTCGCTATGACGGAGGAAGAAATTACAGGGACAGAGCTGTTCCGTATGACCGCCCTAGAAGGGGAAGAGGCCGCCCCTCTTCGTTTGACTATTGA